The Stutzerimonas stutzeri genome segment CCTTGAGGATGGCGCGGGCGTTGAGCTCGGTGCCGGACTTCGGCGCACCGACCGACAGCGACTTGCCCTTGAGGTCGGCCAGGGTCTTGATGCCCGATTCCTTGCTGGCAACGATCTGGATGTAGTTGGGGTAGGCGCCGCCAATGGCGCGCAGCTTCTTCAGCGGCGCCTTGAAGCCGGCATCTTCCACGCCGTTCCAGCCGTCGGCGACCGAGTCGCCCAGGGCCAGGCCCAGCTCACCACGACCGGCTTGCAGCAGGTTGAGGTTTTCCACCGAGGCCTTGGTCGCCTGAACGGAGGTCTTCGAGCCCTCGATGCCTTTGCTGTAGAGCTGAGAAATGGCCACGCCGATCGGGTAGTACACGCCGCTGGTGCCGCCGGTCAGGATATTGATGAAGGTCGGCGCGGCAACCGCTGCGGTGCTGGCGGTGAAGGCCGCTGCAGCAGCGAGCAGGCCGAGTTGCTTGGTCAATTTCATGGTGTTTCTCCGTTTCGTTGTTATTGGTTTTCGCAGAACTGACGATAGACGATCAGGCGCAGCCACTGCGCAGCGGCGGACAAGACGGGGCGAGACACACGGTTGGCCTTGGCAGAGAAGGCAGAAGTGCGCTGTGCGGCTGTTCTTGTCGTTGATCGCATCGGGCATTGCTGAGAGGAGCACGAACCGTGCCATTAACCGTGATGGCTCTGGCGCGTGCCCTGCGTTGCGGGTTACCCCTCAGGTGCGCGGAAACCTGCCGATGTCCACGCTGCGATAGGCGGAAATTTGCCTATGTCCGTCAGGTGCGCAACCGCCCGACGAAACCTGCCGGTCCTCCTGGCGTCGCAGTTAGAACGCGGCGCAACCAGCGAGGTGCAGCATGGCGGGTGAGATCAGTGCAAAGGACCTGGGTATCGACGTCGAGAAGGGCGAGGGCGAGCTGTTCAAGTGGTTCATTGCCAGCTTTCCTGTTCGGCAAGCGAATCCAGCGCGACATCGCCGCGGACACCTATCGGGTGATCGTCGACCGACATGGGCGCGACACGCCAGGCAAACTCTGCGAGTGTCGCCGGCAGGCATTGGTGCGCATGCTCGGCGAGGGACGTTACACCCGCTACGACGAGTCCACCGCGGATCGCCTGCTCAAGCTGTGCGCCA includes the following:
- a CDS encoding TAXI family TRAP transporter solute-binding subunit: MKLTKQLGLLAAAAAFTASTAAVAAPTFINILTGGTSGVYYPIGVAISQLYSKGIEGSKTSVQATKASVENLNLLQAGRGELGLALGDSVADGWNGVEDAGFKAPLKKLRAIGGAYPNYIQIVASKESGIKTLADLKGKSLSVGAPKSGTELNARAILKAAGLSYEDMGKIEYLPFAESVELIKNRQLDATLQSAGLGMAAIRDLASTMPLNYVEIPQDVVTKIGNDAYQAATIPAGTYDGQDADVPTVAITNILVTHEGVSDDVAYQMTKLLFENLDQLAKAHSAAKDIKLENATKALPIPLHPGAERYYKEVGAL